One stretch of Prionailurus viverrinus isolate Anna chromosome C1, UM_Priviv_1.0, whole genome shotgun sequence DNA includes these proteins:
- the DDX18 gene encoding ATP-dependent RNA helicase DDX18 — translation MSHLPMKLLRKKIDKRNLKLRQRNLKLQGASDVSLSETQNGAYQKLSEETVGSGKVKKSLKRSVNVDLSEARNGEMAKETVENVQVKKKKKKKCTVIINGEAATQPPNSESKKKKKKKKRKIVGDAGPDTKKAKTEDKGESEEDVQAPEETENHVEKPDDQEEDAEVPSLPLGLTGAFEDTSFASLTDLVSENTLRAIKEMGFTNMTEIQHKSIRPLLEGRDLLAAAKTGSGKTLAFLIPAVELIVKLKFMPRNGTGVLILSPTRELAMQTFGVLKELMTHHVHTYGLIMGGSNRSAEAQKLGNGINIIVATPGRLLDHMQNTPGFMYKNLQCLVIDEADRILDVGFEEELKQIIKLLPTRRQTMLFSATQTRKVEDLARISLKKEPLYVGVDDDKANATVDGLEQGYVVCPSEKRFLLLFTFLKKNRKKKLMVFFSSCMSVKYHYELLNYIDLPVLAIHGRQKQNKRTTTFFQFCNADSGILLCTDVAARGLDIPEVDWIVQYDPPDDPKEYIHRVGRTARGLNGRGQALLILRPEELGFLRYLRQSKVPLSEFEFSWSKISDIQSQLEKLIEKNYFLHKSAQEAYKSYIRAYDSHSLKQIFNVNNLNLPQVALSFGFKVPPFVDLNVNSNDGKLKKRGGGGGFGYQKARKVEKSRIFKHISRKSSDSRQFSH, via the exons ATGTCGCATCTACCCATGAAACTCCTGCGCAAGAAGATCGATAAACGGAACCTCAAATTGCGCCAGCGAAACTTAAAGCTCCAGG GGGCCTCAGATGTGAGCCTCTCAGAAACGCAGAATGGAGCCTATCAGAAACTGTCTGAGGAAACAGTGGGAAGTGGGAAGGTTAAAAAATCTCTAAAACGGTCTGTGAATGTGGACTTGTCAGAAGCCCGGAATGGAGAGATGGCTAAAGAAACAGTGGAAAAcgtgcaagttaaaaaaaaaaaaaaaaagaaatgtaccgTAATAATCAATGGAGAAGCAGCCACACAGCCTCCCAATtcagaatcaaaaaagaaaaagaagaagaaaaagaggaagatagtGGGTGATGCTGGGCCTG ataccaaaaaagcaaaaaccgAAGACAAGGGGGAGTCTGAGGAAGATGTACAAGCGCCtgaagagacagaaaaccatGTGGAGAAGCCCGACGATCAGGAAGAAGACGCTGAGGTGCCCAGCCTACCCCTGGGACTGACAG GAGCTTTTGAGGACACTTCATTTGCTTCTCTTACTGATCTTGTCAGTGAGAACACTCTGAGGGCAATAAAAGAAATGGGTTTTACAAACATGACTGAAATTCAGCATAAAAGTATCCGACCACTTCTGGAAGGCAG GGATCTTCTAGCAGCTGCAAAAACAGGCAGTGGTAAAACTCTGGCATTTCTCATTCCTGCAGTTGAACTCATTGTTAAGTTAAAGTTCATGCCTAGGAATG gaACAGGCGTTCTTATTCTCTCGCCTACTAGGGAACTAGCCATGCAGACTTTTGGCGTTCTCAAGGAGCTGATGACGCACCACGTTCACACATACGGATTGATAATGGGTGGCAGCAACAGATCCGCTGAAGCACAGAAACTTGGTAATGGAATCAACATTATTGTGGCCACACCAGGCCGTCTCCTGGACCATATGCAG AACACCCCAGGGTTTATGTATAAAAATCTCCAGTGTCTGGTTATTGATGAGGCTGATCGTATCTTGGATGTTGGGTTTGAAGaggaattaaaacaaattattaaactTCTGCCAA CTCGCAGGCAGACCATGCTCTTTTCCGCCACACAGACTCGAAAAGTTGAAGACTTGGCAAGGATTTCTCTGAAAAAGGAGCCATTGTACGTTGGTGTTGATGATGATAAAGCTAATGCGACAGTGGATGGTCTTGAGCAG GGATATGTTGTTTGTCCCTCCGAAAAGAGATTCCTCCTCCTGTTTACATTCCTTAAGAAGAACCggaagaagaaactgatggtCTTCTTTTCATCCTGTATGTCTGTGAAATACCACTACGAGTTGCTGAACTACATCGATTTGCCTGTCTTGGCCATTCAC GGAAGGCAGAAGCAGAATAAGCGTACAACCACGTTCTTCCAGTTCTGCAATGCAGATTCAGGGATACTGTTGTGTACAGATGTGGCGGCTAGAGGGCTGGATATCCCTGAAGTCGACTGGATTGTGCAGTATGACCCTCCAGATGACCCCAAG GAATATATTCATCGTGTGGGAAGAACAGCCAGAGGCCTGAACGGAAGAGGGCAGGCCTTGCTCATTTTGCGCCCTGAAGAGTTGGGTTTCCTTCGTTACTTGAGGCAATCCAAG GTTCCATTAAGTGAATTTGAGTTTTCCTGGTCCAAAATTTCTGACATTCAGTCTCAG cttgaaAAATTGATTGAAAAGAACTACTTCCTTCATAAGTCAGCCCAGGAAGCATATAAGTCCTACATTCGAGCATATGATTCTCACTCTCTGAAACAGATCTTTAACGTTAATAACTTAAATTTGCCTCAGGTTGCTCTGTCCTTTGGTTTCAAGGTGCCTCCTTTCGTTGATCTGA ACGTGAACAGCAATGACGGCAAGCttaagaagagaggaggaggcgGCGGATTCGGCTACCAGAAAGCCAGGAAGGTCGAGAAGTCCAGAATCTTCAAACACATCAGCAGGAAGTCATCTGACAGCAGGCAGTTCTCCCACTGA